The Gadus morhua chromosome 18, gadMor3.0, whole genome shotgun sequence DNA segment GGCCCCCGCCAAGAAGAGGGCCACCAAGAAGGAGGTGAAGGCAAAGCCCAAAGCGAAGAAGACTGCGACGGCCGGAGTGGTGAAGGCCGCTGGGAAAGGGAAGACGGCTGGGAAAGTGACCGCCACCAGGAGTAAGAAGTAAAGGAGTCAGGCGAGCTTGACCACTGGATCCCAGACTACTGAAATGTTCATGAGTATAACCAGGAGGTTCTAGGACTCTCAACCCATCCCGTTGCAACCAGGAGGAGTGGTCATCGTCATGAATGCTACCTTAGTACAAAGGGACAAACCTTTGTCCAGAATCAGTCATTTCTTGAAAAACGGTTTCAGTGACCACTCAATTCTATTTTTCAAATTGCCTGGCAGAGaaacaataacaacactttGATGTTCCTTGTTACCAGCGCTGAAAGTGTCATAAAAGGTCTGAGAGAAAACATTTCACTCCCATATTGAACAGGTTTGTTACTGTGAACATGAGCACATTATTCCTGAAGGGCCTTCAGATGGTCTTTGTGTCTGTTGCTAGGAGACTGGTTTGTGTACCAAGATGATCCACAGAATGTTGTTGGCATGTCTCCAAGCCACAATGGCAGAGGAAATTGTATACAGTCCTTGTCGGCTGATAAGTGTCTGGATAAAGGCAGCCTCACTTTCTCCAGGCATTTGTTTCTGCATCTTTTCCAAATgggtttcatttaaaaacaggATGACACAAAAGAActctaaaatgtttttttttttctttctccaatATGCAATAAAGCGGTTCGATTTTGTTTTGGtatacaaaatgtattttgttttcttttagtTTCAATACTTTTTTGTAAATGAAAAAATATCTCATATTTGACCAGGTAGCTTCTTAAGGTGTTCCACCTCAATGTCTGACTGAATGTATagacaatgtttttttgtttttgttattttttcaagTTTCTCAAGTTCTAGACCTGCCAGTTATGAAGttaccattattattactacCAGTGTTTGACGAAAACGGTTTTGGATCATGCGCTTCTTGCAGAAATCTGGTTTTATTACATTGTTAAATGTTACCAAATAAACTgacaaatgttgttttttcacAAAATGACTGGGATGTAGAAGAGTGATAAGGACGAACATATACGTTATACAAAGGGAAGTCGTTTGACATTGTGGAAATATTCAGTTGACTTGCTTGAAGAAagtgctgttttttttattaaccgTTGGTCTTGTAATACAAAAAAATTCCTTTTCAATTCCATTTTTTATATCAAAGGTAATATCCCAAACTGAGAACTTGCTGATTGAAGGTGTCTGCTCAGTATATTGCGGTTTAAGGGCCACTGTGTAAAAGTATCTAGCGGCATAACTTTAAGTAAACAGTTCCAAAACATACCCTGTTTTGACTTTAATcttaatacaaaatatatgcTATTATTCAGTCACCCATCTTAAAAACGGTGATGAGCCAGTCAGAAGGAGATCACGACCACTTCTTGTTCAGTAACAGTTGAAATTGCGTTATGGTCGGAGAACACTGGTGCACCTGGACAAAATAAACAATGAGTTCGACCATTTTAACTGAACTTATTTTCTGAACCTGCTAGCTACGTTTTGAAAATGGTCATCAATCCAAGGATAAAAAGGCCAGAGGACTACAAAGAACGAGAATCTAAATGTAACATTAAACATACATTATCTTCATCAGTGCATCAAGTGAGTATGGGCTTTCCTCTTGTATTAAATTACATTCATCCCATTAAAGCTTGACTCCATGTTGTCAGAAGATCTAAAATGCATCAGTTCTACCTACATTGCTGGTGAGTGTCAATCTCAAGGCCATGTTCCTAGTAAGCTCTGTCAATTCCACCTGAATAAACGGAGGTCCTACTCGCTGCCCTCCTTCTCTAGGAAGCTGGCAATTCCACCAGTATAAACTGTTCCTGCTCTCCACTGGAGATTATTGACAAACGGCAGATTTCTCCATGTAACCCCAAACACATCCTACTGCATTACAGGACGCGTCTGTTTTCCTTCTGGACGCCAAACGTGATCTTCAGCAATGCTTTTAagatcttttgttttgtttcagagATGGAAGGACGAGGCTGGTCATCTCTGATAGTTTGGGCAGTCGCGTGTCTCCGTCAGACGGTGAAGTCCATTCGTTAACAGAGAGGAGCTCATCATCTCTGCCCCGATGTCGGGTTTGCCGGGGCCTCCTGCAGGAGAGTCTGGAAGTCCGGAGAGAACACCAGTTTCCTCTCTACGTTCCCAAGCACCGCCATGTCCCCCGTTCTACCGCCAGACAAACGCACGGACACCAGTTGCTGtcgtgagagagaaagagagagagatgtaataAGAAGCAGTTGAGTAAAGTAATCTTATATTAGCAGATGGAAGCGTCACAATTACAAATTTACGGTTAAGACACCATAACATATTGACCAACTTAATAAGTGAGTCTATTGGtggttgttaaaaaaaaaaagacaagatgATATTTGTATCTATAAATGCACACCTGGAGGAATGAGAAGGCTGCACCCTCAGACACATCCATGATGTTGTCTCCCAGTTTCAGCTGGACGCGACCAGAGCGTCTGACCAGCAGTTTACCCAGCATGCCCTCTGAGAAGTCTGACAGAACCGCTTGCCTTTCCCTCAGCGGCACCTTCTGCCCAACGGTAGCATGGGATACAAATGAAACGGAAAATGCTATGAACATTGTATAAAGTGTTGGAATAAGTGTGCATCAGTTGTTGACGTGTTCACACGCTCCGATTAGTGCACTGTACACAAGTGGACCAAGTTAAAGACGGAAATAGCCTTCAACATGTTTTTGAACATGTTGAGGACTTTTTTCCGTCTGTCTGGAACACCAAGTTTTCATTAAATTAAGAAAAGTCAAAAAAGATGTACACAATTAATTTTCAACATTTCAACATCAATATATGCTCTGAAAATACACACAACAACCATGCCCGCACGGACACCTCAGCCCCCGGGTGACTCACCGGTGGCGGGGGCTGGGCTGCCCTTCTGCTGGGGGTCTTCTCGGGGGCCGTGGCGTGGCCGGCGGGGTCCGCCTCCCCCTGCGACGCTGAGGGCGGGCCGGGCATGCAGTCCGGCAGCTGGATGAAGAAGAGCTCCTCTTTCCCGCTCAGGCTGAGCTCATGGAAGAGTTTCCCCAGGGTCGGGGCCGCATGCCCGGGTAGCTCTGCTGCCCGCATCTGGGACCCTCTCCTGGAGGGGTCACAGCCAGCACCCGTCCCCAAGACTGGAGACTCACCCATGGATGTGTCCTTTTTAACTGCCAGTGAGAGGGAGAATAAAAGCGTTGAATTAAAATATGCATAACACAACTGAAGAGAGTGTCGGTTATGGACCTCATGGAGTGCCCATAAACAGTGGTGTAGTTCTGCTTCACTCCATGCTAGTGGGACTAATTGACGTTGAATGGTCGTTAGCTTGATGTTGGCCATATTTAGAACGGCTTTTACAGAAccgtaacacaaacacagaaaaacaagtaAATTACGATGTGAAATAGACGCAGGCAAATTGTATTATTGTCGGAACGACTGCAATAAACGCTGACTGTGACAGAGAACTGTGAAAACCTCATTATTACTTCCCCAGAGTAGTTAGCGTATAAACAGACATGGATACATCACAAGGTCCTTAGACAAGACGCTATGGAAGAGGGAGACTAGCtcacacaaaataataaaaagcaaGTCGTGGAAAAACACTTCCAATTAAGAGTATAGTCGTTCCGTAACCGTCTTACACGTTGTGCTAGTGACCATAGGCGTCTCTGTCTTCTGGAAGTTGGTATGAGTCTGGTAAAGAGGCAGCTGGACGGGCCTCAGTCGCGCATCGTTCCTCAGGTCAGGGTCGTCTATGAACTGTagtcggggagagagagacaacctTTATGAGATGCCATACAATACTACTTCAGGTTGTACCCCCTGTTCCAGCTTTCAAATATATCTCCACTAGACTTCAGGAATAGGAAATGTTTTAACTTGTGTGGTTACTGgtaatacgttttttagaccgATTTGAGATGCACTATATCAATCCCAGACAGGAAATGTGGGGGCTAAACTCACTCAATCTTAATGGACCACGCTTTACAAAGTAGGGTGAATTCTGAAGAGATTTGTATGATACAATATAGTGTTATGGTGTTATTATTTTAGACATTTGTTTTGcatcacacacatttgcacaagaCAATTCGTTTTATTTGACTTTACTGGTATACTATTGTAGTACTACCTTGAAGTACTACCTATATTTTGCCACTCTACTCAAACTTCTGTCTCAATAGAGCAGAAATGTTGAACCGTGTGTTGAGTAAaacgtgggagagagagagagagagagagagagagagagagagagagagagacagagagagagacagagagagagacagagagagagagagagagagagagagagagagagagagagagagagagagagagagagagagagagagacagagagagagagagagagagagagagacagagagagagagagagagagagagagagagagagagagagagagagagagagagagagagagagagagagagagagagagagagacagagagagagagagagagagagagagagagagagagagagagagagagagagagagagaggagcagcaggatAGAGAGTGTCTACTCACGTCGTCACGCTGCAGTTTAAACAgcatctcatcttcatccggctccgactcccttctctccttcttcaCCGCCTTCCCCAAAGGTGACGCTGCGGCCTCGCCAAGATCTGGGGTCCCCCGCCACGctgagcagggagggagggggtccaccacagAAAACGACGTACGTTAGGACTGCAACGATCAGTTGCTAAATTGATCCTGTGATAACTGATTTAACGTGATTTAACGTCATTTATGTCACAATCAAATGTTCCAATACCAATCAAATGTTCTGCATTCAGCTTCagaagttcaaatatttgattcATAGATCATTGTATACTGGCTTATATCCTGGTCACTCAGTGGAAGTAAATGGCGAATAATGGATGcaacaattaataataataataataataatattaaggaGTTCTGCTTAACTAGTTCTAAAGAAGTATGTAGGTGGGAATAAAATctcgaagatgagatgagatgtagGTGGGAAGTTTAATAATAACTTGTCACAACAAGTATGGGCATAGACCATGTGTAATAAACCAAGACTGGGTGTCCCctttgttaaataatgacccgcagtcagacttgttctgtgtggtcttgtaggctactgtcctgtgagccgaatcacctaaatgaattccAGACGATTTGTGTccttggtattaataaagacttgactaggctatctatctatctagactatttaatcaAAAAtcattcacctcaggctccgtgaatagtggggaatagcgggaatagagggataaaagacgagatatatcccttgtcatttatccctcgtcttgtcgattagtttgtgtaTGCGGCGATTTCAAAAacgtgttttgtttaaagcatgactacacgcgattggttggttagattggtggtaTGGAGAGctaatgaaaatgattcccgcttaaatatgAACGTTCTAGATCGCaaatattttctataaatactaccgcttatcatcactttgtATCAAAATCACTATTGATGTTGCACTCATTAACTACTGaacaaaaaactgaaaacacAGCTGTCATTATCATTGTCActaacagcgatatattgtttcacttcttatgacaaatgtacttattgtaggtcgctttggataaaaatgcTGCTAAATGGTCATTTGTCAGCTGTCTATCCTGTTGTTTCGTGCATTattcatttgcattattattgcattattatgcGTGCATTATTGCTTTGAACAATgtattattcctttgcacaacgtatgtATTTTCGATATTTGAAAACGATATCGTCCGATTCAGAGCAAGGAGGATTAGTATGCTAGGATCTTGGTTAGCAGGCATGTATCGCGCCTATTTTACAATGATCTCAAACGTTTCATTAACTCACACACCAGACCAACCAACCACGCGTGAGACCTCTGCCCAGGCTGGAGCCTTTTTGTTGCGATCTCTGAAATGAAAAAGGCTTggatcgtacaacaccgggcgcccagttacagccgcgataaATTTTCTCAGTCGACATTATGTACAGTCAGTAGGAACTAAAGaagtaggtaggaaccaaagtgccggTGTGGGTGTCGGATTCACTCAGccgccagatcgactcggggtcctagatgcgcaataatgacgcacttcctgtaaacgctgtcttttaaatgcgcatgcgTGTTTCATTCATTGCCATGTTATTCCCAAATATTAACAATCTCCTTTTGATtattctaatctatgaataataatctgcCTATACGTgggttatatataaaagaagaatcggttaactccattcactgaacggggcgatccactttatttccagcgctcccaacacagagtcaaaacagaGATCCACACGGagacacttccgttctcctccttcagaataagagtccctaacaggaactgggttacatatgcattcatcagtgcttttagacgtgtttccaatggctttgtttgtgcgaaAGGAAGGGCTGCATTCAaggaaatcaaaaccaaaacggattgagccttcttgttatgtccatgattgagccccttttataaacaacccttccgggtttggtccgttggcttgtgtcgatatgtcaagtgtcgatacgtcatctgtaagcgcaggaccccgagtcgatctggcagccgagtcaatgtGGTCCCCACACCGGTGtccggtgttccctgggatccacgcaagcaaagagcgtctacattccgattggctgtcagtgttttgccgctgaaacgggtcatagtaatttgcataaagttcagCCGTCTTCAGCTTTTTTTggtcgctctggtcgctcacctTTTGCCTCTGGTAGCGCTTGAGGCTtgtgtcgctttggtcgctcttgcccatagaaagtgaatgactccGGTGATTTGGCAGCTCAATTCGCTTTTGGTCTGAACGCACAGACGTCGCTTTATACTCTGGTAATTTATGATGGCCCTGGTATACCCCAAAAATATACTGATACTGAATAAATGTTCAGAAGTGAGAGGTTGGGATGGGTGGGGGCACCTATTTTGCGCATGGTGTCGGCGGGTCCTTGTTCAAAGATGGAGTGAGACTGGATGGtctggggtctctctctcctcctccctcggcTCTCTCTTTGCTTCTCATCTcgtttccttctctccttcttcgGCACCTCCTTACTTTCGTCTTGTAGCCTGCTGACAAGCAACACATGAAGCAAATGAAACACCAGGTCAATATGAGTCCAAATGggttatttatatttaaacgTAATTTATTGCCAGCCACTTACTCGTCTTTACTTTTCCTAACAGCTTTTACGTTTGGCTCGAAGATTTTCTGTAGGGGTACAACAGGTTGTACTGTTTACTTTTCGTTTTGAGTTTAGTGCTGTTTAAAAGACGCAACTATCTTCTGCTCTGTAGGCCTACCTTTGGCTTTTTTAGTCCGCCCAAAGTGAGGTCTCTGGATTTCAGAGATGTCAGTCTTCCTGGTGGTACGGGGGAGGAGAGCCCCGTGAGGCGTCCTGGATGCCCCCTCCCCAGGGCGAACCCCAGTCCGGTCCGGCTGCCACATCCAGACGTCCCCGGGGCACTTTCCACGTCCCCGATGTCACTCATGTTGTAAATTAAACCAGCTTCGGTTTGAGGTCAGACTCTGAAAGCTATCTTGCACAATATGGTGCTCCTACGCCTAGAATCAAAACATAACAACAAAGTCAGGTCTCttaacacacgcgcacgcacgcacacacgcacaccggacacacacacacacacacacatacacacacacacacacacacacacacacacacacacacacacacacacacacacacacagactatccctctctcactatctctcactcacccattcagtcactcactatctctctttctgAACATCAATTTTAAATGCATGTCCAACTAAAACTAGAAATATAACGACAGCATAGCTTGTCCTCCATTTTGTTGactagacatacagacagaacaATAACAGTAGAACCTGAACCCATGCATGTGTTATAAGCACACTGCAGAATCCAACACACTCTCCGTTCCCATGCATATGAAGAAATATAAACGAGAATATAACCATGTGTGATGGTTATTTAGCGCGCTAACCTGCAGCTTGGAGATTTCGTCGcgatcttttgtgtgtgtgtgtgtgtgtgtgagatcgtCTTTGCGCTTTCGTTAAACACTTCGTAGTTCATACTAGATCCGACCTATACGTGTGGTTCATAATGCGAATAGCGAAGTAATAAAAGAATAATTTTCAATAAAAGCTTTCGATCGGTTTGTCTTAACAATCGAGATGGTGTGGGTATTGTTTTCTTCCGTCTTgtggtgggagggggcggggggttatAGTCCGGACGACATTCTCTTACTGAGCCGCCAAGTGGCGCTGTTTCATCAGCATATGTGTTATGAGATGCCCAAGTTGTTATTATCAAATGATCAACGTTTAATCACAGGTATGGATTGCGTCCGGACCGGGACCCACAATCGGGCATGTACATATTTTTGTGTGAGATATTGTGTGAGAATTTCAAGGCATTTTAATGAAATCACAGTCTTCATTAGGGCAAATCAGTCAAATCTTCTCTGAGCAACTCCAAACCTAATAACACACTTCATTGAGATCAAAAAGCAAACCCTTATAATTTTTAAACCACTGTTATGTTAATACTGTTCTGAAGAAACCTTCCTAAGTTAACAAGACACAATTACCTTACAAATGCTAATTTGACGCCCTGTTTACACGACGACGCTTGCGGGTGAAAATTACCAAATATTTGATCAGATGTGCCTCACCATAAAATGTTCCAGGTGATATTCATGAGCCCCACTGGAACGCCtccacaaagacacacttgCGTCTATGCGAACCCTGCAGGCCTGTAAAGTAaaccgcttttccaccgcacatgtagctttTGTTTGCCTTTGCTACAAGTAGAAGACAGGAAGTGGCCGTTGCTCTGCATCTGCACCTTTCGTCTGCAACTCACCGCATTGTTCAATCCAGATGGTACGTTCTgagcctctctcctcttcccttacCACAAGCCTCTCCTTTTAATAACCGTCCTAACCCCGGTGTCAGCACGGGTGACACATACACGTTTCAATGTTTTTCAATTGGACAATGGGAATTCCCATGGATGAAATCAACAGGATGAGCCGACTTTCTTGTGTCTTGTTTGATGTGAGGGTGGTCGGGCATCGGTCAGAGAGTCAATCGCCAAGCGAACGTTGGGTCTGATGGATGAGGTGCTTTGGCAAAACCCGCTGCATGCCTTCTGTGGTCCTGTAACTGGTGATACCCcgtggcggactcagactgtttgaaaGGCAGGgtcgaaaaaataaaaagggcacattctgcaCAACATGGGGCCCAAACAGCTTGCAAAAAGCTATGATGCATCATGTATGGCAATTTCTCTCATACTCACCACTCAGGGCACTTTTTGTCAACCATGGAGGCACTGTAAGGGCATTAAGAGGGCACTCATTGAGGCACGTTATcgaattttcttgttctagaaggctcatcatcataatttattgtatgaaggggcACCACAGGGCACCCAataatttttttcacatgtaaagggcagccaataaggcactttctctcgtatTCGCCACTCTTGAgggcactttttcaaccatggaggcACGGGGGGGTTGTGGGCATACTAAAGTCAGTGCGGCTCCGTTTATGAGCAGCCTATAAACAACTAATGAGGATAAATAGTCAATATTTAAGTTAGAAAAAAAGTGCATTACAGTAATGCGTTGAACTGGATTTCTGAAACCCGCCGCCCCCTTGACAGGAAACTGTCTACACTGAAGCGGTTTCAGGGGCCCACTTTGTTTCCAACACTGATCAATTGCAGAAGATGTTATTGTCAATATATGTTGTGGTGAGTACATacatattcattttttttaggtTTCATTATGTTTGCCCTAAATGTGTAACTATGTCAATAAAATGagagaataaaacaatgaatacATGCTTTTATGTTTTCATCTTAGCTGGCGTTTCTACATTTAGCAACCTCAAGTCCTAAAATAGTCGGGAATTGCAAAGAAAATGGTACTTTAAACTGTCGTGGAATCGATAGCGTTGAATCCTTCAACGCTATCACATGGACCAAGGTTAGTTAGTTTGCAGTTAAATACTGTACtgtattttaatttaaatgaaAATCAGATAAAATCCTATCAGACATTCAACATTTGATCTGCGTTCATCTATTACACATCCATATTATAGCAATGTTGAGACAAAGAGCTCTGGCTCAAATGggatcaaaataaaagcagcCCCCTACAAAGAAATGATCATTTTCTTTCTATTGGGGACAGCAACCGTCTTTCCGTATAATCAGAAGAAGCCGTGGTCAGATTTGGCCATATGATTTCAATCGGACTGCTTACCTGACCGATGAAAACAGCCTTCTTCTCCCTGACCTTACGCCTGAAGACTCAGGAACCTACGAGTGTCTGATCGGGGCAAACCCCGGGGGTAAGAACTCCAAGTCCACGGTGATCCTGGAGGTTCCAGGTAGGCAGTACGTTTTACACAGCCCGTGCTCAGGTAAACATTGGCCCTAGTTTAGTCATTAGTTGATTAGGGCCAAAAGGCAACTTGAAgaatttttcgttttttttatgatttctaATGATGCAATTAAAACGTTGTTTTTGttacagataaataatataatattattatagaaAGGAGCCCTTGCCTACAACCATACTAGCTCTAACATCAGGGGATGAAAAATTGTGTACCTTTACTCGAATGCTGTAATTAATTACAATTGTGAGATACCAACAAatatatttactttttttaGACTTGATATTATAATTTGATATAAAGAATGTATTTATACTTTAATCCCAAAACAAGAAGGCCTATTTAACTTTGTATAAACCGTCATGCAACAAGGACTAAATGTGTTTTCACATCAAAAAAGTATATGCTGATTAATTTAGGCCATTCACTTTTAATAAGCATTTACATAGGCCTAGAATTAAAAAGTAGGATGCATTCTTtagtttaaaggttgggtatggaattcgcttttttggccatttttgcagaattacttgaaatccttatcataacccacttacagccactgagttagaagtactgacatgaaaattaaacaagtcaatcatctgtggaacgggcagggctcgaaaaactccagccaatgatttccagagccaccgagttgcattggacagtaagtacgtcaatcaaacggtcgtactgcactccccctcccccgcgccccgcgcacgaccccttcgtgcagtactcgtgacccagagctcgtgacccagagcaagctcctgtttgttgttatcctgcggtagctactggaactagttaatccacatttggacctagcagtagaagacaatttccatggcaggcaagacgccaccatccccatgttgtttttttaatgttgccatgttgtttaacgaaaacctacgctagcctggctcgctctcgcgcatctgtgttcgcgctcgtgcatgattgcgcgtccaggtaggaccatttgagttgtgtattttcaaaatctgctggcgtttcgcaaatcccatacccaacctttaagattgACTTTTATACCAATATACTTTTTCTCTGAATTTAATTACTTTCACTTTAGGCTTTCTAAACTTATCAACCATTTCCAACTGctgctttattttttgtattgctGTTATTTCCGATGAGTTGAAACCTATAGTTACAGTTAAAATTGTTTGGGGGGGGAGTAAAACAATTATCATTTTGTCTCAATACGAAAAATAAACTATCAGTTTATATTTATCTGGTCATTTGAATATTCGAAAGGACAAGATTTTCTTATTTCTCTTTTCTTTCGCCAATCATTTGTAGTATGGGCTCCCACCCTTGGAACTTACACTCCTTCATTGAAGTGTATATTCCAACTAAATACAACTTCTGGTTTGTTTtctattgtctttttttttaatctcataatcaacattttaaaacatATTGCAATCTAAATTGATTCATTTAAATGTagtaagaaataaaataaaaatatgttctCTAGAAAACAAGAATTGTATCTGAATTGCAATTACTGTGCTTTGCTGCTGAGCCTCCATCGTGCCGATGAGTGTCTCTTGACTTTCTGCAGTTTGTGTGACTGAGCCCCCCGTTCCTGAGCCACCTGATCTGCCCATCCCACAGACAGTTGGCTGTTTCCTGGCCATATGCCTTCTCAAACTTCTTCTGCCCATCATTGTGGTatgtcattattttatttttcgtaATTATTCAGTTGCAGAGAATCTTGAGGCCTTTGTTCGATGTTGTCTTAATTGCCCATGAGTGAGTAGCCTGGCCTGTAGTCctacattgattgattgattgattgattgattgtctttatttctaacatgtaaacaataaaaaaaaacatgattatCAATCAATTAATGATTATCAATTGATTATTaatatatgaaataaaaaataaaagagacaacaaaaaaaaaacacaaagaaaaaattcTACATGCTCGAAAGGGGGTAggaggaagtaaaaaaaatgtatctagTCCTACCCCTACATTGAAGGTACCTCATTACCTTTATGATGAtatctacagtagcctattagTTTTACATGTATATGTCATTGTTAAGGCACCATGAGTCTAGAACCGCAGAAAGCAAGATGTCAAACAATATAGCTTTAGCTTTTGGCGTTCCCTGTCACATTGCAGTGCTTTAATAATTTCTAAACAACAAGGTCCGAGCAGATCTtgatacatgtttttttttattttcccacAGGCCCAAGTATTTCACGGCTTGCGGAGAGAAGTGAAGAGTGAGAACCCCCTGCCTTTgagttaatttaatttaagttgTGATATTAATTGTATTCCTTTGTATACCATAACAGCTGACTTTGTGTGCATCCCACCCCTTTATGCTATATTATCCAATAGTATTTTTAAAGAATAATTTTCTTTACTTGCTATTGAAGGATTGAATCCTCTTTCTGTCATCCTAAAGATACCTTGTAATTAGACAGCCCATAGGTTCAAGGTCACCAAATTATGATTTATCATAGGGCTGCTGAGAAATTGCCTTACTTCCTGTTTTGTCCAGCATGGCCTGAAGATCATATGTGCCAAGTTTTGAGATGATTGGAAAACATTTGTGATAGAAGATGCATTTTGAAGGTCTatacataaaccaagatggcggaaaatccatcATGGTGCCAAGCGACGACATAGTATgcaagcatatatgtagcaaaattcaaatggcaatgcaatttgcaattcaataagtcattacatcatgcaattgacaattcctaatgcaatttaataatgtaatttgtcaatacgttattcaaagtgtattttattttgcaaaGTGACAAGGAAATCCTCAATTAAAtgtgcaaaagttataacaataaaaaaagaataacattttgtcaaattttttgagttcctttattttgagttcctttattatatatttattgaaaagcaatagcgtccccgtgattgcaatgcactttgccacg contains these protein-coding regions:
- the zgc:171971 gene encoding DNA-directed RNA polymerase III subunit RPC4 isoform X2, with translation MSDIGDVESAPGTSGCGSRTGLGFALGRGHPGRLTGLSSPVPPGRLTSLKSRDLTLGGLKKPKKIFEPNVKAVRKSKDELQDESKEVPKKERRKRDEKQRESRGRRRERPQTIQSHSIFEQGPADTMRKIAWRGTPDLGEAAASPLGKAVKKERRESEPDEDEMLFKLQRDDFIDDPDLRNDARLRPVQLPLYQTHTNFQKTETPMVTSTTFKKDTSMGESPVLGTGAGCDPSRRGSQMRAAELPGHAAPTLGKLFHELSLSGKEELFFIQLPDCMPGPPSASQGEADPAGHATAPEKTPSRRAAQPPPPKVPLRERQAVLSDFSEGMLGKLLVRRSGRVQLKLGDNIMDVSEGAAFSFLQQLVSVRLSGGRTGDMAVLGNVERKLVFSPDFQTLLQEAPANPTSGQR
- the zgc:171971 gene encoding DNA-directed RNA polymerase III subunit RPC4 isoform X1, with amino-acid sequence MSDIGDVESAPGTSGCGSRTGLGFALGRGHPGRLTGLSSPVPPGRLTSLKSRDLTLGGLKKPKKIFEPNVKAVRKSKDDRLQDESKEVPKKERRKRDEKQRESRGRRRERPQTIQSHSIFEQGPADTMRKIAWRGTPDLGEAAASPLGKAVKKERRESEPDEDEMLFKLQRDDFIDDPDLRNDARLRPVQLPLYQTHTNFQKTETPMVTSTTFKKDTSMGESPVLGTGAGCDPSRRGSQMRAAELPGHAAPTLGKLFHELSLSGKEELFFIQLPDCMPGPPSASQGEADPAGHATAPEKTPSRRAAQPPPPKVPLRERQAVLSDFSEGMLGKLLVRRSGRVQLKLGDNIMDVSEGAAFSFLQQLVSVRLSGGRTGDMAVLGNVERKLVFSPDFQTLLQEAPANPTSGQR
- the zgc:171971 gene encoding DNA-directed RNA polymerase III subunit RPC4 isoform X3, yielding MSDIGDVESAPGTSGCGSRTGLGFALGRGHPGRLTGLSSPVPPGRLTSLKSRDLTLGGLKKPKKIFEPNVKAVRKSKDDRLQDESKEVPKKERRKRDEKQRESRGRRRERPQTIQSHSIFEQGPADTMRKIAWRGTPDLGEAAASPLGKAVKKERRESEPDEDEMLFKLQRDDFIDDPDLRNDARLRPVQLPLYQTHTNFQKTETPMVTSTTFKKDTSMGESPVLGTGAGCDPSRRGSQMRAAELPGHAAPTLGKLFHELSLSGKEELFFIQLPDCMPGPPSASQGEADPAGHATAPEKTPSRRAAQPPPPVPLRERQAVLSDFSEGMLGKLLVRRSGRVQLKLGDNIMDVSEGAAFSFLQQLVSVRLSGGRTGDMAVLGNVERKLVFSPDFQTLLQEAPANPTSGQR